One genomic window of Equus caballus isolate H_3958 breed thoroughbred chromosome 6, TB-T2T, whole genome shotgun sequence includes the following:
- the CRYBA2 gene encoding beta-crystallin A2 produces MSSAPAPGPAPACLTLWDEEDFQGRRCRLLSDCANIGERGGLRRVRSVKVESGAWVAFEYPDFQGQQFILEKGDYPRWSAWSGSGGHHSDQLLSFRPVLCANHGDSRVTLFEADNFQGSKFELTDDYPSLPSMGWASKDVGSIKVSSGAWVAYQYPGYRGYQYVLERDRRSGEFRTYSEFGTQAHTGQLQSIRRVQH; encoded by the exons ATGAGCAGCGCCCCCGCGCCGGGCCCCGCGCCCGCCTGCCTCACGCTCTGGGACGAGGAGGACTTCCAGGGCCGCCGCTGCCGGCTGCTGAGTGACTGCGCGAACATCGGCGAGCGCGGAGGCCTGCGCAGGGTGCGCTCAGTCAAGGTCGAAAGCGGCGC TTGGGTGGCCTTTGAGTACCCAGACTTCCAGGGACAGCAGTTCATTCTGGAGAAAGGCGACTATCCTCGCTGGAGCGCCTGGAGTGGCAGCGGCGGCCACCACAGCGACCAGCTGCTGTCTTTCCGGCCAGTGCTCTGCGCG AACCATGGTGACAGCCGCGTGACACTGTTTGAGGCGGACAACTTCCAGGGTTCCAAGTTTGAACTCACAGATGACTACCCATCCCTGCCCTCCATGGGCTGGGCCAGCAAGGATGTGGGTTCCATCAAAGTCAGCTCTGGAGC GTGGGTGGCCTACCAGTACCCAGGCTACCGGGGCTACCAGTATGTATTGGAGCGGGACCGGCGCAGTGGGGAATTCCGTACCTACAGCGAATTCGGCACTCAGGCCCACACCGGGCAGTTGCAGTCCATTCGGAGAGTCCAGCACTAA
- the FEV gene encoding protein FEV: protein MRQSGASQPLLINMYLPDPVGDGLFKEGKSPGWGPLSPAVQKGSGQIQLWQFLLELLADRANAGCIAWEGGHGEFKLTDPDEVARRWGERKSKPNMNYDKLSRALRYYYDKNIMSKVHGKRYAYRFDFQGLAQACQPPPAHAHAAAAAAAAAAAAQDGALYKLPAGLAPLPFPGLSKLNLMAASAGVAPAGFSYWPGPGPAATAAATAALYPSPGLQPPPGPFGAVAAASHLGGHYH from the exons ATGAGACAGAGCGGCGCCTCCCAGCCCCTGCTGATCAACATGTACCTGCCAG ATCCCGTCGGAGATGGTCTCTTCAAGGAAGGGAAGAGCCCCGGGTGGGGGCCGCTGAGCCCCGCGGTACAAAAAG GCAGCGGGCAGATCCAGCTGTGGCAGTTTCTGCTGGAGCTGCTGGCGGACCGCGCGAACGCCGGCTGCATCGCGTGGGAGGGCGGCCACGGCGAGTTCAAGCTCACGGACCCAGACGAGGTGGCGCGGCGCTGGGGCGAGCGCAAGAGCAAGCCCAACATGAACTACGACAAGCTGAGCCGCGCGCTGCGCTACTACTACGATAAGAACATCATGAGCAAGGTGCACGGCAAGCGCTACGCCTACCGCTTCGACTTCCAGGGCCTGGCGCAGGCCTGCCAGCCGCCCCCCGCGCACGCccacgccgccgccgccgccgccgccgccgccgctgccgcccaGGACGGTGCGCTCTACAAGCTGCCGGCCGGCCTCGCCCCGCTGCCCTTCCCCGGCCTCTCCAAACTCAACCTCATGGCCGCCTCGGCCGGCGTCGCGCCCGCCGGCTTCTCCTACTGGCCGGGCCCGGgccccgccgccaccgccgccgccaccgctgCTCTCTACCCCAGCCCCGGCTTGCAGCCCCCTCCCGGGCCCTTCGGCGCGGTGGCCGCCGCCTCGCACTTGGGGGGCCATTACCACTAG